From a single Gimesia fumaroli genomic region:
- a CDS encoding carboxymuconolactone decarboxylase family protein gives MNEPNYLQELNEFENRYQYDATYLRELLTLSPEGYAKFAAFRPLAYYQGALDSEAFWITKLATMQVEDCGECLQLNVRFALENGIAREIIDAVLKGGDGLSEAQRDLYDFAVQVASSQAIEPMLEERMRSRMSRAALLDLGLCIASAKVFPTIKRAAGYANSCRLIEIQL, from the coding sequence ATGAATGAACCGAACTATCTGCAGGAATTGAATGAATTTGAAAACCGCTATCAGTACGATGCCACCTATTTGCGGGAACTGCTGACGCTTTCTCCCGAAGGGTACGCGAAATTTGCCGCCTTCCGGCCTTTGGCCTATTACCAGGGGGCTTTGGATAGCGAGGCCTTCTGGATCACCAAGCTGGCAACGATGCAGGTGGAAGATTGTGGCGAGTGTTTGCAGCTGAATGTGCGATTTGCCCTGGAGAACGGGATCGCGCGTGAGATTATCGATGCGGTTCTCAAAGGGGGCGATGGACTTTCGGAAGCGCAGCGTGATCTGTATGATTTTGCGGTGCAGGTCGCCAGTTCGCAGGCAATTGAGCCGATGCTGGAAGAACGCATGCGATCTCGTATGAGTCGTGCTGCTTTGCTGGATCTGGGACTTTGTATTGCCTCGGCGAAAGTCTTTCCCACGATCAAGCGTGCCGCCGGTTATGCTAACAGTTGTCGTCTGATTGAAATTCAGCTTTAG
- a CDS encoding carboxypeptidase regulatory-like domain-containing protein, with translation MRAVSGVAMKRIAVTKTIFCVVSALSVCILSGCGSRVETIPSGTASGTVKLDGKPLTQGRINFVSSTTGTGVYTDLQSDGSYELPNAIPEGDYRVYFTSSGLGDAPPSESGNPEMNDALKDVPKKYQSEQSTDLQALIKEGDNTFDFDLKP, from the coding sequence ATGAGAGCTGTTTCAGGGGTTGCGATGAAGCGGATCGCTGTCACCAAGACCATTTTCTGTGTGGTGAGTGCGTTATCCGTCTGTATTCTAAGTGGCTGCGGCAGTCGTGTGGAAACGATTCCTTCCGGAACGGCGAGTGGAACGGTCAAACTGGATGGCAAGCCACTGACACAGGGCCGGATTAATTTCGTGTCTTCGACCACCGGGACGGGGGTCTATACCGACTTGCAGTCGGATGGTTCGTATGAATTGCCGAATGCGATTCCCGAAGGTGACTACCGCGTTTATTTTACTTCCAGTGGTCTGGGTGATGCCCCACCATCGGAATCCGGGAATCCGGAAATGAATGATGCACTCAAGGATGTTCCTAAGAAGTACCAGAGCGAGCAGTCAACCGATTTGCAGGCACTCATTAAAGAAGGCGACAATACATTCGATTTTGATTTGAAGCCGTAA
- a CDS encoding DUF4303 domain-containing protein — MKEQHVIDYNSYYQRLLSGVRATWNDLRKSRPEESVYLFGLSTDSDTVVLSLFANTEEQFALENDSPEYPIEKWYVNEESELHRIGRAHMDDLEDEINRYVFEPESDDAFDDRKARLMQMFERVFVELDSEGLFGEGEMRHKVMLMLEIVDAGDEEWDSMIEVLKRINPPESVKEYLQLLEAMRESDD; from the coding sequence ATGAAAGAACAACATGTGATTGACTACAATTCCTACTATCAACGGCTGTTGTCCGGTGTACGTGCGACTTGGAATGATCTTCGTAAGTCACGTCCTGAGGAATCGGTTTATCTGTTTGGGTTATCGACCGATTCCGACACTGTGGTCCTTTCGCTGTTTGCGAACACGGAAGAGCAATTTGCGCTAGAGAATGATTCTCCCGAATATCCAATTGAAAAATGGTATGTCAATGAAGAATCGGAACTCCATCGAATCGGACGAGCGCATATGGATGATCTGGAAGATGAGATCAATCGATATGTCTTCGAACCGGAATCAGATGACGCTTTTGATGACCGCAAAGCGCGATTAATGCAGATGTTTGAGAGGGTGTTTGTGGAGCTCGATTCAGAGGGGCTGTTCGGCGAGGGGGAAATGCGTCACAAGGTGATGTTGATGTTGGAAATTGTGGATGCCGGGGACGAAGAGTGGGATTCGATGATTGAAGTATTGAAACGAATCAATCCGCCAGAGAGTGTGAAGGAGTATCTTCAGTTACTGGAAGCGATGCGAGAGAGTGATGATTAA
- a CDS encoding HEAT repeat domain-containing protein: MNQSEFEKFVQQLRSDDSLTYEESYHSIKGHVGEVLAQLISLAQAETEEQMRSRLVELIGESVEPEAIAFLSDELASPFYEVRLWAYSSLCYSESPEANAIAADFKDKNPDEAFL; this comes from the coding sequence ATGAACCAGTCTGAATTTGAAAAGTTCGTTCAACAGCTGCGAAGCGATGATTCCTTAACGTATGAGGAAAGCTATCATTCCATCAAGGGACACGTGGGTGAAGTATTGGCTCAACTGATATCGTTGGCACAAGCAGAAACCGAAGAACAGATGCGCTCCCGGTTGGTCGAATTGATCGGTGAATCGGTTGAACCCGAGGCGATTGCCTTCTTGAGTGATGAATTAGCGAGTCCCTTCTACGAAGTGCGTTTGTGGGCTTACAGTTCGTTGTGCTATTCAGAATCACCTGAGGCAAATGCAATTGCCGCCGATTTCAAAGACAAGAATCCGGATGAGGCGTTTCTATAA
- a CDS encoding TIGR01777 family oxidoreductase, giving the protein MDTKHRIVIAGGTGFLGLNLARYLTELDFDVVLLGRHAPKTQGAWRHVAWNSRSVGSWVNELDGASAIVNLAGRTVDCIKTPEHCDEILRSRVEATNVLGLAVREVASPPPVWVQMSTAHRYGDPPECICDEDSAFGYGLAPFVAQEWEAAFARAVLPEMRQVILRTSFVIGRDGGALQRLTKLVRWGLGGTVGSGKQGMSWIHAQDMNRLFYRAITDVTMQGAYLATAPEPVSNAEFMRQLRHALKMPIGLPAAGWMVRIGAPLLMRTDPELALYGRYCVSSRLRDEEFEFSFPDLTSALQDLYGLKTA; this is encoded by the coding sequence ATGGATACGAAGCATCGCATTGTGATTGCCGGGGGGACCGGGTTTCTGGGGTTGAATCTGGCGCGTTATCTGACTGAGTTGGATTTTGACGTGGTCTTGTTAGGGAGGCATGCGCCGAAGACACAAGGTGCGTGGCGGCATGTGGCCTGGAATTCGCGTTCGGTTGGCTCGTGGGTGAATGAACTGGATGGGGCGAGCGCGATTGTGAACCTGGCAGGGCGGACGGTCGACTGTATTAAAACGCCCGAGCATTGTGATGAAATTCTCCGGTCGCGCGTGGAAGCGACGAACGTTTTGGGATTAGCAGTGCGGGAAGTTGCATCGCCGCCACCCGTCTGGGTGCAGATGTCGACGGCGCACCGCTATGGTGATCCGCCCGAGTGCATTTGTGATGAAGATTCAGCCTTCGGATATGGACTGGCGCCCTTTGTGGCTCAAGAATGGGAGGCCGCTTTTGCCCGTGCGGTGCTGCCAGAGATGCGGCAGGTCATCCTGCGCACCAGTTTTGTCATTGGACGCGACGGAGGTGCCTTACAGCGACTGACGAAGTTGGTGCGCTGGGGACTGGGAGGCACGGTCGGCAGTGGCAAACAGGGGATGAGTTGGATTCATGCGCAGGATATGAATCGCCTGTTTTACCGCGCGATCACAGACGTAACGATGCAGGGGGCGTATCTGGCGACGGCTCCCGAACCAGTTTCGAATGCGGAATTTATGCGTCAATTACGACACGCACTCAAGATGCCAATCGGGCTGCCCGCCGCTGGTTGGATGGTACGCATCGGGGCGCCGCTGTTGATGCGAACGGATCCGGAGTTGGCGCTGTATGGTCGCTATTGTGTCTCAAGTCGTTTACGGGATGAGGAGTTCGAGTTTTCGTTTCCCGATCTGACGTCGGCGCTGCAGGATCTTTACGGGCTCAAAACAGCGTAG
- the sigJ gene encoding RNA polymerase sigma factor SigJ: MNASHALETFESWRQPLLGLAYRITGSRVEAEDIVQEACLKWLDADWQEIRVPRAWLMKVTTRLALDYLKSARVQRMSYVGPWLPEPYLVDESTPAEELELDESISMALLYLLDQLSPTERASFILHDLFQYRFDEIGDILERSESSCRKLASRARIKLGRNVEKVPQSRDEHLQFLVAFSEAVKQGETAELVSLLKEDAVFISDGGGKAIAARKVVQGADLITRFFMKAVRPAFTADAAEDVRIEIAWFNGAPGMLIYQSGLPVSAYQFEVEQNQIRGIYVLRNPDKLAIFEGR; the protein is encoded by the coding sequence GTGAATGCTTCCCATGCTTTAGAGACGTTTGAATCTTGGCGCCAACCGTTGCTCGGTCTGGCGTATCGCATCACCGGTTCGCGCGTGGAAGCAGAAGACATCGTCCAGGAAGCGTGCCTGAAATGGCTGGATGCGGATTGGCAGGAGATACGGGTGCCGCGCGCCTGGTTGATGAAAGTCACCACGCGGCTGGCACTCGATTATCTGAAAAGTGCCCGTGTGCAGCGGATGTCGTATGTTGGTCCCTGGTTACCTGAACCGTATCTGGTGGACGAGAGTACGCCGGCAGAGGAACTGGAGCTGGATGAGTCGATTTCGATGGCGCTGTTGTATTTGCTGGATCAGCTTTCGCCGACAGAGCGGGCCAGTTTTATTCTGCACGATCTGTTTCAATATCGCTTTGATGAGATCGGAGATATTCTGGAACGGAGTGAAAGTAGCTGCCGCAAGCTGGCGAGTCGGGCGCGGATCAAACTGGGACGTAATGTAGAGAAGGTTCCCCAAAGTCGCGATGAGCATCTGCAATTTCTCGTGGCTTTTTCGGAAGCAGTGAAGCAGGGTGAGACGGCTGAACTGGTTTCGTTGTTAAAAGAAGACGCGGTCTTTATCTCTGACGGCGGCGGCAAAGCGATCGCGGCCCGCAAGGTGGTTCAAGGAGCCGATCTGATTACGCGGTTCTTTATGAAAGCAGTGCGTCCCGCTTTCACTGCGGATGCAGCAGAGGACGTCCGCATCGAAATCGCCTGGTTTAACGGAGCCCCCGGCATGCTAATTTATCAGTCGGGGCTGCCGGTGTCCGCGTATCAGTTTGAAGTGGAACAGAACCAGATTCGGGGGATCTATGTCCTACGAAATCCGGACAAATTAGCGATTTTTGAGGGCCGTTGA
- a CDS encoding DUF1559 family PulG-like putative transporter, with product MTKSLMMFVFFIVPIFLIQSASTEEPAEKAFQEPKTYEEAHRLTHQTAGFKNLQKIGLALHNYHDLFGQFPSAVLYAPDGKTLHSWRVELLPLLRELRKDAEPVRLRYMDRELYHTAIKDCGYDINEPWDSPVNREVLKSMPSVYRHPSDKPDSTESAWYAVVGKGTVFDPGEVAQYKDIKGWPASTLMLAESRSRAPWTKPVDIAYSKDATVPRLGGFTDHGFLVLTGDGGVHFISDSISPKDLRAFISKDPADTFDIVGVPYRY from the coding sequence ATGACTAAGTCTCTGATGATGTTCGTCTTTTTTATCGTACCGATTTTCTTGATTCAATCAGCGTCCACAGAAGAACCGGCGGAGAAGGCGTTTCAGGAACCGAAAACGTACGAGGAAGCTCACCGTCTGACTCATCAGACAGCCGGGTTTAAGAATTTGCAGAAAATCGGCCTGGCGTTGCATAACTACCATGACCTGTTCGGGCAGTTTCCTTCGGCGGTACTTTATGCGCCGGATGGAAAAACGCTGCACAGCTGGCGCGTGGAGCTATTGCCTTTACTTAGAGAGTTGAGGAAGGATGCGGAGCCTGTCAGGCTCAGGTACATGGATCGCGAGTTGTATCATACGGCGATTAAAGACTGTGGTTACGATATCAACGAACCCTGGGACAGTCCTGTGAACCGGGAAGTGCTCAAGAGCATGCCGTCTGTCTATCGCCATCCCAGTGATAAGCCTGATTCAACAGAGAGTGCCTGGTATGCCGTGGTAGGGAAAGGCACGGTCTTTGATCCGGGGGAGGTGGCTCAATACAAAGACATCAAAGGCTGGCCCGCTTCCACATTAATGCTGGCCGAGTCGCGGAGCCGAGCGCCCTGGACGAAACCTGTTGATATTGCGTACTCGAAAGATGCGACGGTTCCCCGTTTGGGTGGGTTTACTGACCACGGATTTCTAGTTTTGACTGGTGATGGGGGCGTGCATTTTATTTCTGACTCTATTTCCCCGAAAGACCTGCGTGCCTTTATCAGCAAGGACCCGGCTGATACCTTTGACATTGTTGGTGTTCCGTATCGATATTAA
- a CDS encoding alpha/beta hydrolase — protein MSAMMNRRAMLGVSAASAAALCLPAISSAKQPKTKMKTFTYKTVGDLEIKADVHRADDNKTRPVLVWFHGGALIVGHRGGVSGRVLKDMLGAGYTVVSFDYRLAPETKLPEIIADLEDGFTWLHEKGPELFNVDTSKVAVSGGSAGGCLTLVSGFRAKPRPTVLVPYWGYGDLIGDWIGKPSPHERHQTKFTKEEAYAQVGDGPIADSRESKKERGAFYQYCRQQGIWPKEVAGWDHHREPEKFYPYMTIKNVTKEYPPTLMVHGTKDTDVPYEQSTMLAEQFQQHGVEHKLVTIPNGEHGLVGGDPKLIDDAYGQAFAFIHDKMC, from the coding sequence ATGTCTGCTATGATGAATCGTCGCGCGATGTTGGGAGTCAGTGCCGCGAGTGCGGCTGCGTTGTGTCTGCCTGCGATCAGCAGTGCAAAACAACCGAAAACGAAAATGAAAACCTTTACGTATAAAACGGTCGGCGATCTGGAGATCAAAGCCGACGTGCATCGGGCCGACGATAACAAGACGCGGCCCGTGCTGGTCTGGTTTCATGGCGGCGCATTGATCGTCGGGCATCGTGGTGGTGTGAGTGGGCGCGTGCTGAAGGATATGCTGGGCGCCGGTTATACCGTCGTGTCGTTTGATTATCGGCTGGCACCCGAAACGAAACTGCCGGAGATCATTGCCGACCTGGAAGACGGTTTCACCTGGCTGCACGAAAAAGGGCCCGAACTGTTTAATGTGGACACGAGCAAGGTTGCCGTCTCGGGCGGATCGGCGGGGGGCTGTCTGACGCTGGTCTCTGGTTTCAGGGCGAAGCCGCGGCCGACAGTGCTGGTTCCCTACTGGGGGTATGGCGACTTGATTGGCGACTGGATCGGCAAGCCGAGCCCGCATGAACGTCATCAGACGAAATTCACCAAAGAAGAAGCGTACGCACAGGTGGGCGATGGCCCGATTGCCGATTCGCGGGAGAGCAAAAAAGAGCGGGGTGCTTTTTATCAGTATTGTCGTCAGCAGGGAATCTGGCCGAAAGAGGTCGCGGGCTGGGATCATCATCGCGAACCGGAAAAGTTTTATCCGTATATGACGATCAAGAACGTGACGAAAGAATATCCACCGACGCTGATGGTGCATGGCACGAAAGACACGGATGTGCCTTACGAGCAGTCGACGATGCTGGCGGAACAGTTTCAGCAACATGGCGTCGAACACAAGCTGGTGACGATCCCGAATGGCGAACACGGACTGGTGGGTGGCGATCCGAAACTGATCGATGATGCGTACGGGCAGGCGTTTGCATTTATCCACGACAAGATGTGCTGA
- a CDS encoding MBOAT family protein — translation MLRNTAVESQSIREEEQVARRCSRLGCVHGWAPLILLPGSVLLWFPEDLPAWSFMWMLSFSIYAGCKWLTWRRTSIEGAPLWKHAGFLLAWPGMDAGAFLKSPAYSKIDPCRAQEWLFAWFQFAVGLCLFWGVSRLVPPRYPLMVGWIGMIGIVMTLHFGLFRLLSCGWRSLNVNARPLMDRPLASASISEFWGVRWNTAFRDLTHRFLFVPLFPRCGVWGTTLIAFLISGLVHDLVISVPAQGGYGGPTLFFLIQGIAILISRSRFGRKVGLRHGFTGWCFAMLVLLLPAAILFHPAFVETVIIPFMKTLGAIA, via the coding sequence GTGTTACGGAACACTGCGGTTGAGTCTCAATCGATCCGTGAGGAAGAGCAAGTAGCCCGTCGCTGTTCGCGGCTTGGCTGTGTTCATGGCTGGGCACCTTTGATTCTGCTGCCCGGTAGTGTGCTGCTCTGGTTTCCTGAAGATCTGCCGGCCTGGTCTTTCATGTGGATGCTTTCGTTTTCGATTTACGCCGGTTGCAAATGGTTGACCTGGCGGAGAACTTCGATCGAGGGTGCACCACTTTGGAAACATGCCGGTTTTCTGCTTGCCTGGCCTGGGATGGATGCGGGGGCCTTTTTGAAATCGCCTGCGTATTCGAAAATCGATCCCTGTCGTGCTCAAGAGTGGCTGTTTGCGTGGTTCCAATTTGCTGTGGGACTCTGTTTGTTCTGGGGAGTGAGCCGACTTGTGCCACCGCGGTATCCATTGATGGTGGGCTGGATTGGCATGATTGGAATTGTGATGACGCTGCACTTCGGTCTGTTTCGTCTGCTGTCGTGCGGCTGGCGCAGTTTGAATGTCAATGCGCGGCCTTTGATGGACCGACCTTTGGCTTCTGCCAGCATCAGTGAGTTCTGGGGAGTGCGCTGGAATACCGCCTTTCGTGATTTGACCCATCGTTTTCTGTTTGTGCCTCTCTTTCCTCGATGTGGTGTGTGGGGGACGACACTCATCGCATTTCTGATCAGTGGTCTCGTGCATGATCTGGTGATCTCAGTTCCGGCGCAGGGTGGTTATGGCGGACCCACGCTGTTCTTTCTGATCCAGGGGATCGCGATTTTAATTTCGCGGAGCAGGTTCGGCAGGAAGGTCGGTCTGCGGCACGGTTTCACTGGCTGGTGTTTTGCGATGCTGGTCCTGCTCTTGCCCGCTGCGATTTTGTTTCATCCTGCATTTGTTGAGACGGTGATTATTCCTTTCATGAAAACTCTGGGGGCGATTGCGTGA
- a CDS encoding DUF1559 domain-containing protein, whose product MLKLLRERRGFTLIELLVVIAIIAILIALLLPAVQQAREAARRSTCKNNMKQIGLALHNYHDTFRAFPIGSQTSYYRANWRSSILPYLDQAPAYNQLTQKAHSQHGFAAGNGNSASGYNTENAVLNNFFVPVYKCPSSTADAFYTGASPISKNGTTSPNASLGKETGMTMDYVGISGSYSGVAPFNTKCGSTVYGGNWCNSGLMLIADSARMRDCKDGTSNTMIIGEDSGLVDNKDYRSNYYGGWSGHLGLSGWGTGVNTIRYNPNPPTAPTGGDQTYAPNNPLTSEHVGGIHALLADGAVRFISNNVDIETLRRLGMKNDNLVLGEF is encoded by the coding sequence ATGTTGAAATTATTGAGAGAACGGCGAGGGTTCACCCTCATCGAGTTACTTGTTGTGATTGCCATTATCGCGATTTTAATTGCATTGTTATTACCTGCTGTGCAGCAGGCGCGTGAAGCAGCGCGGCGTTCGACCTGTAAAAACAATATGAAGCAGATCGGGCTGGCACTGCATAATTACCACGATACGTTTCGCGCGTTTCCCATTGGTTCTCAAACGTCTTATTATCGGGCCAACTGGCGATCTTCGATTTTGCCTTATCTTGATCAGGCACCCGCTTACAATCAGTTGACTCAAAAAGCGCATTCTCAGCACGGCTTTGCTGCCGGGAATGGGAATTCGGCCTCTGGCTACAATACCGAAAACGCCGTACTCAATAATTTCTTTGTCCCCGTTTATAAATGTCCTTCGAGTACTGCTGACGCATTTTATACAGGGGCCAGTCCCATTTCAAAAAATGGAACCACCTCACCGAATGCTTCCCTGGGTAAAGAAACCGGCATGACGATGGACTATGTAGGCATCAGCGGTTCTTATTCAGGTGTTGCTCCTTTCAATACAAAATGTGGCAGTACTGTCTATGGCGGAAACTGGTGTAACAGTGGTCTGATGCTGATCGCAGATTCTGCCCGGATGCGTGATTGTAAAGATGGGACTTCGAATACCATGATCATCGGCGAAGACTCTGGTCTGGTCGATAACAAAGATTATCGTAGTAATTATTATGGCGGCTGGTCTGGGCACCTGGGTCTCTCAGGTTGGGGGACTGGAGTGAATACGATTCGGTATAACCCTAATCCGCCGACGGCACCAACTGGAGGCGATCAAACCTATGCCCCCAATAACCCGCTGACATCAGAGCACGTGGGTGGTATTCATGCTTTACTGGCTGATGGAGCCGTGCGATTCATTTCCAATAATGTGGATATCGAAACGCTCCGCCGGTTAGGTATGAAAAATGATAATCTGGTTCTCGGTGAGTTCTAA
- a CDS encoding GAP family protein, with amino-acid sequence MFELWMTLIPVLIADVVNPVLFAFLVYAAGTNRPVVNSCGVLLGHTLAYYVAGVVIAIGIESISNRLSNPQQIDYIIGMVIGLILLWVGFLSWKTEKTEQAEESCTLTPMSAVGLGAIVNFMGLPFALPYFAALDQILKADLTPLTSLAVLAGYNVLYALPFALVPILTATSGEKSQIILRKINDWLVRISNFLMPILLVLVGLALIVDSMIYFVTGYEMF; translated from the coding sequence ATGTTTGAATTATGGATGACGCTGATTCCGGTGTTGATTGCGGATGTTGTCAATCCGGTGTTATTTGCCTTTCTAGTGTATGCGGCCGGGACGAATCGGCCGGTTGTGAATAGTTGTGGCGTTCTGCTGGGACATACGCTGGCTTATTATGTCGCAGGCGTGGTGATCGCGATTGGCATTGAATCGATTTCAAATCGCTTGTCGAACCCGCAACAGATCGATTACATCATCGGTATGGTGATTGGTCTGATTCTGCTCTGGGTTGGTTTCCTGTCCTGGAAAACAGAAAAAACCGAACAGGCGGAAGAGAGTTGCACGTTGACTCCCATGTCGGCGGTCGGTCTGGGGGCGATTGTCAATTTCATGGGTCTGCCCTTTGCGCTCCCTTATTTCGCAGCCTTGGATCAGATTCTCAAAGCCGACCTGACGCCGCTGACGTCGCTGGCTGTGTTAGCAGGATACAATGTGTTGTATGCATTGCCGTTTGCTCTGGTGCCGATTTTGACTGCGACTTCCGGTGAGAAGAGCCAGATCATTTTACGCAAAATCAATGACTGGCTCGTTCGCATCAGCAATTTTCTGATGCCGATCTTGCTGGTATTGGTCGGGCTGGCTTTGATTGTTGATTCAATGATCTATTTTGTGACCGGGTATGAAATGTTTTGA
- a CDS encoding DUF1559 domain-containing protein, whose product MKAFFLKRRQGFTLIELLVVIAIIAILIALLLPAVQQAREAARRSTCKNNLKQIGLALHNYHDTFRTFPPAMVRNRNSVRDEWETSMISWQARILPYMDQAPLFNKIDWSIEPGNTGTANTDAMKNELPAYRCPSDPGNRGKTGQSAYGPTNYVTSTADSGSYAAGGSTYQNNGRSVMFLNSKTQLKDIEDGSSNTMLVAECIVAHPYSNINATSGTVCTGTADQKRRGYSWFYAREMWSWSYSTLIGPNSDLQECALNTGGTSLFGARSKHVGGVHTLLGDGRVRFVSENIHLDTWKNLGNKADGNVIGEF is encoded by the coding sequence ATGAAAGCATTTTTTCTGAAGCGCCGTCAGGGGTTTACGTTGATTGAATTGCTGGTGGTGATTGCCATCATCGCGATTCTGATTGCGCTGCTGTTACCAGCAGTACAACAGGCACGGGAAGCGGCCCGTCGTTCGACCTGCAAAAACAATCTGAAGCAGATCGGTCTGGCATTGCATAATTATCACGATACGTTTCGGACGTTTCCACCTGCAATGGTTCGCAATCGCAATTCAGTCCGTGACGAATGGGAAACCAGCATGATCAGCTGGCAGGCTCGGATTTTACCTTACATGGATCAGGCGCCCCTGTTCAACAAGATCGACTGGAGTATTGAGCCAGGTAATACGGGAACTGCGAACACGGATGCCATGAAAAATGAGCTACCCGCTTATCGCTGTCCCAGCGATCCCGGTAATCGCGGTAAGACGGGGCAGTCTGCGTACGGTCCGACGAACTATGTTACGAGTACTGCTGATTCGGGAAGTTATGCGGCAGGAGGCAGCACTTATCAGAACAATGGTCGTTCAGTGATGTTCCTGAACAGTAAAACACAACTCAAAGACATCGAAGACGGAAGTTCGAACACGATGCTGGTTGCAGAGTGTATCGTGGCTCATCCCTATTCCAATATTAACGCGACATCGGGAACGGTTTGTACGGGAACAGCCGACCAGAAACGCCGCGGTTATTCCTGGTTCTATGCCAGAGAGATGTGGTCATGGAGTTATTCGACTCTGATTGGTCCCAACTCGGATTTACAGGAGTGTGCATTGAATACTGGCGGAACGTCTTTGTTTGGAGCCCGCAGCAAGCATGTCGGTGGCGTTCACACGCTACTTGGCGATGGTCGCGTTCGTTTTGTCTCGGAAAACATTCACCTTGATACCTGGAAGAATCTAGGGAATAAAGCGGATGGCAACGTGATCGGCGAGTTCTAA